The window CAGATGTGTTCGATTATGCCTATTTCCTTAATAACTGGGGCTGGTGGGCCTGGGGAGGTGGCGATGTTGGACAGGTGCCTCGAGAATGGGTCCGTGGGGATATGCGGTCTAATGGAAGATTTGATTTCTGGCCTGTTTGGGGGTTTAGTCTAGCACCGCGGGTTGATGGACATGTCTATGCAAATCTTGAAATCGATGAACATTTTGACATACTGCCTTACCATTCTCATCTTCGAGGTGTAGCAGGCACCTGTGACCACCATGAAGAAGGTGAAATTGTTTATCCTCCACATCCCGAACCTGAAAATCTTCCTTATCAACATCCTAATGCCGGAAAAGGAAATATGCCTAATTTACAAACCCAACAATATTACCGAGACTTATCCACCGGAACACTCCGCGCTTATTTCCCTGATGAAGTTACAATTAATGGAATTTACGGTGATGGAGAAACCTATAAAGGTGTTCCGGTTAGAAGTATTGTGTTAGAAGGAAAACCAACTAAACCTATAGAATTAAATGGCGCAGTGTATGTTGAGGAAGATGTAATTATTAAAGGATATGTTACCGGACAGGGAACAATTTATGCCGGCAGAAACATCTACATTGCCGATAGCATTTTCTATAAGAATCCACCAAGTGAGTTAGATGACCCGACTCTTGCTGGTTATTTCCCACAAACCACTAATCCTAATAAATATCCATCTGACTGTGAAAAGGAAGCCTGGTATCTGGCAAATACAAATAAGGATATATTAGCTATGGCCGCCAGAGAAAGTATTATCCTCGGCGATTATACTCACTCTCAATGGTATTCTGATTACTATGGATTGTTTGATATGGGCAGTGAAGATGTTGGAAAAGATGGGATACCTGGGACATCCGATGAAGGAGAAGGTGATGGAAAATTCGGCGACCAAGGTTGGGGCTGGGAGAAAAATTATGAAGACATCGATGAAGATAATATCTTTGACACCGTTCATGGCTATTCTCAAGGACAGAATTATGATTGGTCAAATGTAACGGTAACAGGTCTAAATAGTAAATATTCTGATGCCCTGGATTACTCTGGTAAAGAATTTGGTAATCGTGGTAGCCATAATAACTATGGTAACTTTTCCCCATATTATGTTTCTCAGATAGATGCGGTTTGCTATACACAACATTTTATGGCGGGCAGACTTAATAATCCGGTTTCTAATGGAGCATTAATCTCAAAAGATGAAGTGATGGTATATTCTACTAAATTCCTCTGGAATTATGATTATCGAATTCATTCTGATTATCGCGCTGACCCAAATTGGCCAATTAATTTGAGACTACCACCTACACAAGGACAACAAGTAAATGCCGGGATAAATATTATTAGTTGGAAGGAGGTAAATCCATGAAAGATTTTTGTAAATTTCTTATAATTTGTTTCATCATTTTTAGCGCCACTAAAGCAATGGCAGGTATCCCACTTGAGAAACAAATTACCCCGGATGAGGCAAAGGCAAGATATGAGGTGATGAAAAGACAAAAAGAACAAATGGCAAGAGACCTCTTAGAGGAAAAACAAAAAAAAGAAGAACAACAACAAATACAAAAACTTATTCAACTTCCACCCCCATCTGCTCCTAAAGAGGAAAAATTACCTAAAAAGATAACACAAGGCGAAGAATTAAAAGAAGAAAAAGCCATTCTTACACCTGCACAACAGGAGGCAAAAGGAATTGTTCCTGGAGCGGTCCCCACTGAAAAAGAAACTGAAGAAATCAAGAAAATAGAAAAACAGGAAAAAATAGCTCAAGAATTTAAAAATAAAAGAAACATTTCCATTATCCTGGTAATTATAGTGATGATAACCACAATAGTTCTTCTATTTAGAAGTATGTATAAAGGAAAACCTAAAGATGGAAAAAAGGAAGAGTGAGTTTGGTGTTAGTCTCGTAGAATTAATGATTGCCGCATTAATTCTAATTGTTGGCGTAATGAGTATTGTTAATATGTTTATGAAAGGGACAATGAATGTGGTAACAACTTCAAATGCTAATGAGGCAATGAATCTATGTCGAACAAAGTTGGAAGAGGTTAAAATGCGGCAATTAGATTATGCCTCATTAATTACCCAACCATTACCATTTCCAACCAGTGGAACAGCAACCATAGGTTCTTGCAAAGGCACATGGACAATCACGATTGAAGGAATTAATGATTCAACTGGACAGGTAACCTCACCAGCAAGTGGTGATTATTTAAGGGTTACGGTTGAAGTTGGCTGGCAGGAAAATATAGTTCATAAAAGAAGACTATTTACTTACATAGGAAATATATCATGAAAAACAAACAGGGATTTACAATTATAGAGGCAATATTTAGTATGATAGCTTTAGCGATTATATTGATTATTATTATTGACTTTATGAGGGCGGGATTAAGAAATTGGATAGGCGAACAACCATTTGTCAATGTTCAAAATACGGCAAGGGAAATTGTAAGTGGAAGCGGTAATTGGCGCGGGATGGAATCTGAGTTGCGTGAAGGACAGGCTATTTTAAATGCTGACCCCGATAAAACAGCATTTTATTTAAGAAAAGATAAAATCAGATTTATTGGATCGGTAGCCATTGTGAATGGGATAGATAGCATCTGTTCAACATTGGCTTATAAAGATGATATTCAATCAATCGGCACTGGAAGTATTCCCCTGGCAAATAGGCAAGATGCAATCTTAATCACTGTAGGCACAAGTGGGAGTTTATACTCAATCCCAGGAGATATAAATGGCGATGGAACAGCAACTTCGGCGGAAAGAGATAGTTCCGATGATTATGCCCGTGGTTGGATTAGGAGTTGTGGAAAGGATGCCGTAATTTTAATGGGAAATAATACCGTAGATACTATATGTTACACAAACAGCCGGGGAGATGATGTCCAGGTCGTTCCAGCAGGAAATTCTACAGGTATTGGTAAAATATTAATTACGCCAGGCAACAATGGGATATTGGATTCAATTCCTGGTGATTATAATGGAGATGGAGATAATGAAGATGCTACCGATGTGCGAAATTCAAATAATCTCATCAGTTCTGCGGTTATCAGTTATGAATATCTTCCAGGAACAAATACCATCATCCGCAAGATAAATGAAGATAAACCAGATTCTAAACGGCATTTAGGACCGTATCTTGTCGCAGAAGATATTGCTACTTTTACCATTACTTATTATGGAACAGATGGAGTAACGACAATTCCCTATGGGACAGTAACTCTTGACCAGGTAAATTCAATTGGAATGATTGAGATTAAAGGTGAGGTTAGAACTTATCCAAAAGGTGGTGTTGGTAAAGGGACGGTGAGCGCCACATTTCAAACAAAAATTCAACCTCGAGCTATAAATCCAGCATATCGAAGAAGATAAGGGAAGGTATAATGCCACGATTTACTTACAAAGCCTCTAATCAAGAAGGTAAAATTTTACAGGGAATAATAGAAGGCAATAAACCAGAAGTAATAATTGATAGATTAAGAAAACAAAACCTCTTTCCAATAGAAATTAAAGAGGAAGTTCAAAAAAAAGGTATTGGAGGCTTTTTTAGGCAGGTAAAATCTAAAGATGTTCTTGCATTTACTCAATCTTTATCAAGTCTGCTTGATGCCGGTATGCCATTGGATAAAAGTCTTGGTGTTTTAGAGGAATTAACCAAAAATCGAAGGTTAAAAACGATTATCTATGAGATAAAAAGGGATATCGAAAAAGGAAATCCTTTATCCGATGCATTAGCCAACCATTCAGAATTCTTCTCCCCACTTTATATAAATATGGTCAAGGTAGGAGAGGCAAGTGGCTCAATAGAACTTATCTTAAATAGATTAACAGATTTTATGGAAAAAGATGAAGATTTAAAAGAATATCTCAGGTCGATAATGGCATATCCGTGTATTTTAATCTCCTTTGTTATCGTGGCGATTACTATTCTCTTTACAGTTGTTGTGCCAAGATTTATTTCTATCTTTAATGAGATGGGTGAAACTTTACCTTTAATTACCTTATTGCTGATCTTCGTGACTAAATTTATACTCAATTGGTGGTGGGCGATTTTAGGAATAGTCTTAATTTCTAT of the bacterium genome contains:
- a CDS encoding type II secretion system F family protein, whose amino-acid sequence is MPRFTYKASNQEGKILQGIIEGNKPEVIIDRLRKQNLFPIEIKEEVQKKGIGGFFRQVKSKDVLAFTQSLSSLLDAGMPLDKSLGVLEELTKNRRLKTIIYEIKRDIEKGNPLSDALANHSEFFSPLYINMVKVGEASGSIELILNRLTDFMEKDEDLKEYLRSIMAYPCILISFVIVAITILFTVVVPRFISIFNEMGETLPLITLLLIFVTKFILNWWWAILGIVLISIFGFKWYLGTTKGRHSFDQLKLKMPVLGPVVEMIVVNRFSKSLGTLLKGGVALLPSLLIVKSAVGNAVIAKGISDVHGSIKEGEKIATPLRATGVFPHLLVEMVACGEETGNLEDMLNKIASTYETKIRNSLRGLIALLEPGIILFMGLIVAFIFAAILLPIFGMSELPF